In Temnothorax longispinosus isolate EJ_2023e chromosome 10, Tlon_JGU_v1, whole genome shotgun sequence, a single window of DNA contains:
- the LOC139820076 gene encoding uncharacterized protein isoform X2 encodes MPRAKLLCIASKLQNKGKMSAEVRAGRPTMPTIPHSKRPTILVYPTVTPESIIIPIVSCILGFPLLALMVICCLRRRAKLARERARRRNCDLDHGALSLVRFSPVHRLAGVDRPARTVSLRSDRGSRAFSSLELDTVVEERSDPEQSTALELSSPD; translated from the exons TTGCAGAACAAAGGGAAAATGTCGGCCGAGGTGAGAGCTGGTCGACCTACCATGCCCACGATTCCGCACTCCAAAAGGCCTACAATCTTGGTATATCCGACGG TTACGCCAGAGAGCATAATCATCCCCATCGTGTCCTGTATTCTGGGGTTTCCATTGCTGGCGTTGATGGTAATTTGCTGCCTACGGAGGAGAGCAAAACTCGCCAGGGAACGAGCCCGGCGAAGAAACTGTGATTTGGATCATGGCGCATTGAGCCTCGTCCGTTTCAGCCCGGTTCATCGCCTAG CTGGCGTCGATCGACCGGCACGTACGGTGTCCTTAAGGAGCGATAGAGGATCCCGAGCCTTCTCATCCCTGGAGCTGGACACCGTCGTCGAGGAGCGTTCAGATCCAGAGCAGAGCACGGCCCTCGAATTAAGTAGTCCTGACTAG
- the LOC139820076 gene encoding uncharacterized protein isoform X3 produces the protein MSAEVRAGRPTMPTIPHSKRPTILVYPTVTPESIIIPIVSCILGFPLLALMVICCLRRRAKLARERARRRNCDLDHGALSLVRFSPVHRLASREDLAGVDRPARTVSLRSDRGSRAFSSLELDTVVEERSDPEQSTALELSSPD, from the exons ATGTCGGCCGAGGTGAGAGCTGGTCGACCTACCATGCCCACGATTCCGCACTCCAAAAGGCCTACAATCTTGGTATATCCGACGG TTACGCCAGAGAGCATAATCATCCCCATCGTGTCCTGTATTCTGGGGTTTCCATTGCTGGCGTTGATGGTAATTTGCTGCCTACGGAGGAGAGCAAAACTCGCCAGGGAACGAGCCCGGCGAAGAAACTGTGATTTGGATCATGGCGCATTGAGCCTCGTCCGTTTCAGCCCGGTTCATCGCCTAG CATCAAGAGAGGATTTAG CTGGCGTCGATCGACCGGCACGTACGGTGTCCTTAAGGAGCGATAGAGGATCCCGAGCCTTCTCATCCCTGGAGCTGGACACCGTCGTCGAGGAGCGTTCAGATCCAGAGCAGAGCACGGCCCTCGAATTAAGTAGTCCTGACTAG
- the LOC139820076 gene encoding uncharacterized protein isoform X1 has product MPRAKLLCIASKLQNKGKMSAEVRAGRPTMPTIPHSKRPTILVYPTVTPESIIIPIVSCILGFPLLALMVICCLRRRAKLARERARRRNCDLDHGALSLVRFSPVHRLASREDLAGVDRPARTVSLRSDRGSRAFSSLELDTVVEERSDPEQSTALELSSPD; this is encoded by the exons TTGCAGAACAAAGGGAAAATGTCGGCCGAGGTGAGAGCTGGTCGACCTACCATGCCCACGATTCCGCACTCCAAAAGGCCTACAATCTTGGTATATCCGACGG TTACGCCAGAGAGCATAATCATCCCCATCGTGTCCTGTATTCTGGGGTTTCCATTGCTGGCGTTGATGGTAATTTGCTGCCTACGGAGGAGAGCAAAACTCGCCAGGGAACGAGCCCGGCGAAGAAACTGTGATTTGGATCATGGCGCATTGAGCCTCGTCCGTTTCAGCCCGGTTCATCGCCTAG CATCAAGAGAGGATTTAG CTGGCGTCGATCGACCGGCACGTACGGTGTCCTTAAGGAGCGATAGAGGATCCCGAGCCTTCTCATCCCTGGAGCTGGACACCGTCGTCGAGGAGCGTTCAGATCCAGAGCAGAGCACGGCCCTCGAATTAAGTAGTCCTGACTAG